Sequence from the Desulfovibrio sp. X2 genome:
GGTGGCCCACTCCGGCGAGGCGGCCGTGGCCCGGCTTGCCGAGAACGGCCCCGGCGAGCTGCCGGACCTCCTGCTCATGGACATCCTCCTCGGCGGAGAGATGGACGGCATCGAGACCGCCGCCGTCATCCGCGACCGCTACGCGATCCCGATCATCTACGTGACCGCCAGCACCGATCCGGTGACGCTGCGCCGCGCCGACGCCTCCGGGCACGATGGCCTGCTGACAAAACCCATCGACCCCGACGTCCTCGTCGAGACGGTCCGCCGCAGGCTGACCGCCCCCGCCTGACCGCCCCGCTCCGCCTTGACGTTCCCGCTGTATTGGTGCACCGGACAGGTATGGTCCGGGATCGGTATTTTTTTCCGGAGACGATATGCGCGTATTGCTCGTAGAAGACGAAAAACTCATAGCCCTGTATTACAAGAAGGTCCTCGGGGCCTCGGGGATAGACGTGCGGGTGGCCCACACCGGCGAGGACGCCGTGAGGCTGGCGGCCATGGAGCCCGCGCCCGACCTGCTGCTCATGGACATCAACCTCGAGGGCGGCATCGACGGCATCGAGGCCTGCTCGCGCATCAAGCAGGCCGCGGACATCCCCGTGGTCTACGTGACCGCCTATTCCGACCAGGACACGCGCGGCCGCGCCGCGCTGACCAACCCCGCGGCCTACCTGATAAAGCCCGTGGACCCGCCCACCCTCCTGGAGGCCATCCGCCGCGCGACGGGCATCGCCGGGGCAGCGGCCCCGGACGCCGATCCCGGACGCAACTGACCCCTTCCGGACCGTCCTCCCCCGACCGGCCGCGGGCATGCGCCCGGCCGAGCCCCGAGGAAGCCCCCCGCCCTCAGGCCGAGTTCAGGCGAAATCCCTGCCGAAGCGTTTGAAGAGTTCGTAGAGGAAGAAGACGGGCACGTCCTGGCCGTCGTAGGCCAGGGTCTCGATGAGGGCCACCATGTTGCCCTTGGGCGTGCGCGTGCGGCCGACGCGGATCCGGTGGCGCCGCTCGGTGCGCTGGCCCGGCTGCTCCACGATCCCGAGCTGCCAGCGCCCGTCGCCGCAACGTGCCCAGCGCATGGCCACGCTGCGCGAGGTGCGCCCGCCGCGGCGCAGCAGCCGCACGAAGTCCGCCAGGCTGAAATGCCGCTGCCCCTGGGCGGAGACCCCCAGGAACTCCCCCCTCTCCGAGCGGAAGACCAGCGGCAGGCGCAGGAACTCCTCTTCCGGCCCGGCGCTCTCCAAGACCTCCTCCACGCGCCCGGCCAGGCGCGTCTGGGCCGCGGCAAGACGCGCCGACTCGTCCGCCAGCCGCCTGCACCCGGCCTGCGCCTCGGCCGCCTCGCGCCTCGCCTCGGCCAGCGAGCGGGCAAGCTCCGTGGCCTCCCCGCGCAGGGCCCGCACCTCGCCCTCCAGGCGCTCGAGCGCGTCCGGCGCGGCCCTGTGGCGCTTATACTCGCGCCACAGGATGGCCACGGTGTTGCGCACCAGGCCGAACTCGCGCAGCGGCCCCAGCCGCTCCTCCAGCCGCGCCATGCCTTCCTCGAGCCGCGCCAGGGCCTCGGCTGCCGCTTCGGGCTCGGGTTCGGGCGCAGGTCCGGACGCCGGGCCGGGCGATGCCGGGGCGGCCTCCCTCCCTTCTCCCGGCCCTTCTTCCGGCCCTTCTCCCGGTCTTTTTTCCGGTCTTTTTTCCGCTCCGGCCTCGGCCCCCTCGTGCGGTCCGGCTTCGGCCCCGGCTTCCTGCGGGGCTTCGTACGGAATTTCGGGCGCGGGCGATTCCAGCCGCTCGGCCACGCGGCCGTGCAGCTGGGCGAAGATCTCGGCGGTGGAAAGGCCCTCGCGGTAGGACGAGGAGATGGAGGAGAGGAGCGGCACGGCCTCGGCCGCGTAGCGCATGGCCCGGCCGTGCTGGCGTCCGGCGAAGAATTCCTCGAAGAGGCGGATGTAGCGGCGGGCCGTGTTCTCGGAGATTCCGGCCAGCTCGGCGAGCTCGGCGATGGTGTAGAGCGTCTCGGCCATGCCTCCCGACTCCCTCGCGACCGCCTGCGAAGCGCTCCCTACCCCATCCTGCAGGCGAGCGGCATGCGCCAGCCCGTGCCGAAGGCGCGCTGCGTGACCTTGAGCCCCGGAGGCGCCTGGCGCCGCTTGAACTCGGCCCGCTGCACCAGGCGCATCACCTGGGCCACCACGTCCGCGTCGAAGCCCCTGGCCGCGATCTCGGCCGCGCCGCGCCCCTCCTCGACATGCAGCCTGAGGATGGCGTCCAGCACGTCGTAGGGCGGCAGGCTGTCCTGGTCGGTCTGGTCCGGCCTGAGCTCGGCCGAGGGCGCCTTGGTCAGGATGGCCTCGGGAATGGGCGCGTCGAAGCGCTCGTTGATCCAGCGCGAAAGCGCGTAGACCATGGTCTTGGGCACGTCCGAGATGACCGCGAGGCCGCCGGACATGTCGCCGTAGATGGTGCAGTAGCCCACGGAAAGCTCGGACTTGTTGCCCGTGGTCAGGAGCAGGGAACGGAACTTGTTGGACAGGGCCATGAGCAGGTTGCCCCTGATCCTGGCCTGCAGGTTCTCCTCGGTCACGTCCGGCTCGCGCCCGGCGAAGACCGGGGCCAGCGTCTCGTCGAAGGCCCGCATGACGCCCTCGATGGGCAGGGTCACGGTGGCGATGCCGAGGCGCTTGGCCAGCTCCAGGGAGTCGGCCACGCTGCCCTTGCTGGACCACGGGGAGGGCATGCACACGCCGAGCACGTTCTCCCGGCCCAGGGCGTGCGCGGCCAGCACCGCGGTCAGGGCCGAGTCGATGCCGCCCGAGAGCCCGAGCAGCACCTTCTCGAAGCAGGTCTTGTGCGTGTAGTCCGCAAGGCCCGTGACCAGGCCGCGGTAGACCTCCTCGAGCGGCGAGAGGTCGGGCTCGTGCAGCTCGCTCTCACAGCCGTCGAGCTCCACGATGAGCACGTCCTCGGCAAAGGCCTTGGCGCGCGCGAAAATCTTTCCGTCCGGCGCGGCCGCGCAGGAGCGGCCGTCGAACAGCAGGTCGTCGTTGCCGCCCGCCTGGTTGGCGTAGAGGATCGGCACCCCGTGGCTCTTGGCGATGGAGGCCAGCATCTGCTCGCGCACGCGGATCTTGCCCTGCGTGAACGGCGAGGCCGAGAGGTTCAGGATCGCCTCCACGCCCTGCCCGCGCAGCTCTTGCAGAGGATCGCGCTCGTACAGGGGGTGCTCCCAGAAGCCCGCGTCGTTCCAGATGTCCTCGCAGATGGTCACGGCCAGGCGATGCCCGGCCACCTCGAGGATGCGGTCCCCGCAGAAAGGCTCGAAATACCGCGCCTCGTCGAACACGTCGTAGGTCGGCAGCAGGGTCTTGCAGTAGGCCCGCTCCACGCGGCCGCCGCGCAGCAGCAGGGCCGCGTTGTGCAGCGGCTTGCCGCGGCCCGATCCGGTCGGCGCCACGCTGCCCAGAAGCACCGGCGGGCAGTCCGCGAGCCGCGCGGCCAGATCGGCGGCCGTCTCGCCCGCCTCGCGCACGAAATCGTCGAGCAGCAGCAGGTCCCGCGGCGGATAGCCCGTCAGGACCATCTCCGTGCTCAGGCACAGATCGGCGCCAAGAGAGGCGGCACGCCGCACCCCGGCCTCCACGCGGGCGGCATTGCCCGCCAGGTCCCCCACCACAGGATTGCACTGCACCATCGCGATTCGCATAGCAGCCAGATACGCGATCCAGGGCCGTCGCGCAATTGAGAGAGCGGGGAAGAGGGAGAAGGGACCTTTTGGAAAAGGTCCCTTCTCCCTCTTCCAGGCCGCTGAAAAAACGCCGTCTGCCGCGTTGCCGCGAAAAGCCCGAACCCTCGCGTATATGAAATACGCTTCGGGCTCGGGCTTTTCTTGCGCCTTGCATCCGACGCTTTTTGAGCGACCTGGACAATGAGCCGATCCTTATTCCGGAAACGGCACACAATCACGGCCTGTGCAAAACTTTGTTCCTAACCGTGTTCCAAACCCTGTTCGCAATGTGTTCTCAGCGTGTGCGGGATGTGTTCTCTTCGTTCCAAAAACAGATAGCTCTCTGTTTTGACTGCTTTTCACGCACAGACGGCGTCTGGCTGATCGACGGACGTATCGTGTGCGGAAGCGGTCGAGGCTGAGCCTCGTGCGGGGAGGGTCCAGGGAGGGGCGCACAGCGCCCTCCCTGGCGCGCTGCGCGGCCTAGGCCACGGCGAGGAGGCGGCCGGGCAGGGGCTCGTATTCGGCGAGCTGGGCGGTGCGGGAGTAGGCCGAGAGGGCCTGCGGGTAGGCCAGGGCGGAAGCAGCGGCGTTCTGGCCGGTCGCGGTCCGGTCGGGGGCCTGGGCGCCGAGCTGGGCGAGCTGCTGGGCCACGTCGAGCTCGTCGCGGAAGGCGCCGGCCTGCTGCGCGGCCTTGAGGGAGGTGTCGGTCCCGGAGTTCTCCGGGGTGTCGAAGCTGACGTCCTCGCTCGTGTAGCGCAGCCCGAAGGAGCCCAGGGAGAAACCGATGTCGCGCGTGGTCACGCGGGCCGTGGTCCGGCCCGCGGCGCGCGACAAGGCGTCCGCCGAAAAGGCGTTCTGCTGCTGGAGGTAGGAGTCGATGGACGAGCCGACGCGCATGGTCTTTCCCGGGGCCGCTGTGCCCGAGGCCTGCGTGGGCGCCCTGTCCGGGACGCCGCGTGTCTTCCGTCCATGGAAGGCGCCGCCGTCATGGCGGTGCGATTCCACGTATAGCCGCGGCCGAGCCTCTTGGCAAGGCGTGCCGCGAAGGCCTGGAACGGGCGGAAATCCGGCTATTCGTGCAGGAAGTCGGGCACGCAGGCGTCCGGGTCCGGGCCCAGGTGCTGCTGGCCGGTGGACTCGAGCACGGCGCGCCAGAAGTCGGAATGGATGTTGAGCTTCTTGCGGGCCGAGGTCACGAGGTCGAAGGGCAGGTGCACGTAGCGGTCCTGGACGCGGGCCACGACCATGCCGGTCTTGCCCGCCATGGCCGCGTGCACGGCGTTCTGGCCCAGGAACCCGCAGTAGACGCGGTCGTTGGAGTTGGCCGGGACCGAGCGGATGATGTAGCTCGGGTCGATGAACTTGAGGGTGTGGGAGATGCCGCGCGCGCTCAGGTAGTCGGCGATCTCCTGGCGCAGCAGGCTGGAGATGTCGCCGAGCCGGATGTTGCCCGAGGCGTCGCGCTCCTTGCGCACGTCGAGCAGGTGCTGCCCGGCCCCCTCGGCGACCACGATGACGGCGTGGCGGCGCTTGCGCAGCCTGTCCTCCAGGGCGGCGAGCAGGCCGTTCTCCCCGGTCAGCTCGAAGGGATACTCCGGGATCAGGACGAAGTTAACCTCCTTGAGGGCCAGGGCGCTCTGGGCGGCGATGAAGCCGGAATGGCGGCCCATGAGCTTGACCATGCCGATGCCGTTGAAGGCGCCCTCGGCCTCTATGTGGGCCGAGCGGATGGCCTTGGTGGCCTGCTCCACGGCCGTGTCGAAGCCGAAGGAGCGGGATATGAAGTTGATGTCGTTGTCGATGGTCTTGGGGATGCCGATGACCGAGATGCGCAGGTCGCGCTTGTGGACCTCGGCCTGTATGGCCCGCGCGGCCTTCATGGTCCCGTCTCCGCCGATGACGAAGAGGATGCCGACGTTCATGCGCTCGAGCGCGTCCACGATGTCCTCGGCGGGCTGGGGGCCGCGCGACGAGCCGAGGATGGTGCCGCCGAACTCGTGGATGTTGGCGACGTTGTCCGGGTCGAGCTCGGCCACGTCGTGGCCGTAGCTCGCCATGAAGCCCTGCAGCCCGAAGCGGATGCCGAGGCACGCGGCCACGTCGTAGGTGTGGTAGGCCTCCATGACGATGGAGCGGATGACGTCGTTGATGCCCGGGCACAGGCCGCCGCAGGTGACGACGGCGCACTTGGTCTTCGACGGGTTGAAGTAGAGCTCCTGGCGCGGCCCGGCGATCTCGAAGTCCAGGGCCAGCAGCTCGCCCGCCTTGAGTCCGGTGACCTCCTCCTCGGTCAGCTCGATGCGCATGCGCGCCTCGTCCGAAACGAAGCGGCAGTAGCTGAGCGGGCTCACGTGGGCGAGCTCCCCCAGAACGGGGATGGTAGTCGAGAAGAGGGTCTTTTTGCCGCGTCTGGCCATGGTCCTGTGCTCCTTGTCCGTGGTGCGCCCGCGATCCCGATTCTGCCGCGCATTGTGACCCGGCGCGGCCCCGATGGCAAGGGTCGGGGAAGGGCTCAGGCGCCGGGAAGCGGCACGCCGAGCTCGCGCAGCATCCGCAGCATGCCGTCGTGGTGCGATCCCGCCCAGTAGATCCTGTCGCAGGACGGGCAGATATGAAACTCCTCGTAGTAGCGCCTGGTCTTGGGCAGCAGGCGGGGCAGGACCTCGGCCTTGGCCACGGGACGAAGCGGCGTATTGCAGCGCAGGCAGCGCGAGAAGGGCGCAAAGGGGCCTCTCAGGCCATAGAGGGTCAGGACCTCGCCCAGCTGCCGCGCGGGGTCGCCTGTGCGCAGCAGGCGGCCGTGGGCCACGATCCTGCGCCGCAGGAGGCGGCGGTCGCGGGTCAGCAGCACGCGGCCCTCGCGCGCCGCCCGCTCGGCCACCTCCGCGTCCTCGGAGACGTTGTCGTAGGCCGTGTCCAGGCCGAGGAGCCGCAGCCAGGTGGCGAGCCTGCCCACGTTGGCGTCGGCCAGGAAGCGCAGGGACGGCAGGGGCTCGCGCAGGGGATGGGGCGCCGTGGGGTCGAGCGGCGGCACGGGCGGGCGCACGTCCACCGCGGTCCCGGCGCGCAGGGGCGTGGCGAAATCCGCGGCCCGGCCGTCCTCGGCCAGGGAATCGACCTCGGTGTGCGGGATGCCGCAGGCCTCGACGACGTCCTTGAGCGAGGCTGCGCGGTCCGCGGGATAGCGCACCTCGCCGCGCTCGTGCGGACGGCGCAGCAGGTCCGGCAGGTCGCCGTGGAATCTGAGCAGGGCATGCATGGCGGCTTTTCCTGGTCTTGTCGGAGTGATGCCCGGGCCGCGCCCCGGTGTCAATCCATGCGCAATGACCAGCCGGAAAGCTGCGCCGTCCGCCGCTCGCGCGGGGCTGGGGCCTTTTCACGGAGGCGCAATTGTGACACCATTGCCCTCGAGGGTGGGTTTCGCAGCAGCGCGGCAAGGCCCGTTTCGGCCCGGCGGCAGCGGCAGGATATCGGCAGGATACGGGCGGATATCGGTCGATGCCCGAGCGGGACGGGTTCGGGCCGCGCAGGGAGGCAGCCGGAGAGGCCGGCAGACGAAGACCATGCTCGAAGCAAGCCGCCTGCACGATGCAGCCAACGGGCTGCGCGCCTTTCTGGCCTCCCCTCCGCCACCGCGGCTGTGGCCGGAGATCCGCCGCCTGGCGGAATGTTTCATCATCGACGAGCCCGCTCCGACCGTGGCCGGGAGCACCGAGAGGGAGCTGCGCGCAGCGCTCTTCGCCGCCTGCGCGGGCGAGCCTGAGGACGCGGTCCTCGACGCGTTGCGCTCCGAGGCGGCCCTGACGCTCTTCACCCTGGCCCGCCTCTTCTCCCCTGCCCCGGCCGAGGCCTCCTCGGGCGCGGCCCCGGGCAATGCCGAGCCCGGCGGTCTGGGCCTCCTCGCCTTCGATCTGCTCCCGCGCCTGGGCGCCTTCGGCCGCATCCTGGCCGTGACCCTGGTCGAGCAGGGCGTGGTGCCCGCCGGAGACGCGGCCGCCGTCCTGGCCGAGATGCCGCAGACGCCCCGCCACCTGCTCTTCAACCGCCTGCTCCTCTCCCCCAGGCGGAACGACGCGGCCTTTCGTGATTTCGCCCTGAGCGCGCTCGGCGCGCTCAGGGAAGCCTCCGTGGAGGAAGGCGCGCGGCTCTTGGGCCGTTTCGGCGGGGTCGTGCCCGGGCCCGCCTTTCCCCTGCGCGAGGCCCTGCTTGCCGGTCCCTTCGGCAGCCATGCCCTGCACCTGGCCTCGCAGCGCACCCTGTCAGGCGAGCTGCTCGACCTCGTCCCCTGCCTTTTTGGGCTCGGCAGCCAGGAACTGGCCGAGAGACTCGCGCGGCTCGCGGCCCAGGCCGAGGACGCCGACCAGGCCGCGCCCCTGCTCGAGGCAGTCATGGGACTTGCGCCGCAGCCCGTCAGGGGGCTGACGCACGGGCTGGCGCAGAGCCTGAGGAGCGCGGACAGGGAGATCGTCCTGCCGGTCCTTGAGACCCTGGCCACGGTCGGCATGCACGGCATCGGACGCATCCTGGCCGGGCTCTACGCGGCCACCCGGGGCGCGGCCATGCGCAAGGCGCTCATCGCCCGCCTGCCGCTGCTCCCCCCGCGCGAGCAGCGGGCCTTCCTGGACGCGGTCCCGGAGCGCGAGCGGCCCGCCGTGCTCCTGCTCTGCTTCCTGCTGCTCGGCCGCGTGGATCCGGTGAACATGGAGCGCTGCCTCGCGGCCCGGGCCGGAGAGGCCCGGGAGGCCGCGGCGAAGCTCCTGGAGCACGTGGCCGTGCTGGTGCCGCGCGGGACGCTGGACGGGCCCCCGGACGGGGACGAAGAAGGCGGAAGGGAGCCCGACGTGCCGGTGGAGAAGGACCTGCGGATGCAGGACGAGGAGTCGCTGCGCTTCGCGGCCAGGGGCCGCCGCATGGAGGCGCCCGTCTTCTCGGCCGTGCGCTTCACCCAGGCCGACTTCGCCGGATCGCGGCTCTCCTCCGCCCGCTTCACGGACTGCTCCTTCACTGGCTGCGTCTTCGACCGCGCCGTGTTCCGGGAGGCGCGCTTCGTGCGCTGCCGCTTCGAGAACTGCACCTTCCGCGAGACGCGCTTTTTCGGCTGCGACTTCGGCGACTGCGTGCTGGCCATGTGCCTGCTGCGCCGCGCGTCCTTCGCGGAAGGCAGCATGGAGGCGGTCTCCTTCGACTGGGGCCTGCTCATGCAGACGAGCCTCTCCCTGCTCTCGATCCGCACCTGCCGCTTCAGGGGGCTCGACCTCTCGGGCTCGGACTGGGACAGGCTGCGCGCCGAGGGCGTGGAATTCGCGGACTGCGCCATCCACGGGGCGCGCTTCGCGGCCCTGACGCTCAGGAACGTCTCCTTCGACGCCTGCACCTTCAAGGGCTGCACCGTGGACGGGGTGGACAGCGACGACCCCGTGGTGGGCGCGCTGGCGGACCGCACCCTGCTCACGCGGCTTCGCGCCGTTTCCGGGGCCCTGGAGTCGCAGCGCCTGCCGTCCCTTTCCAGGGAGGCCGTGGAGCTGGCCGGGCAGACGGTCGTGGAATGGCTGCGCGAGACCGAGCGCAGGCGCACCTGCCGTCCCTTCATCGCCAACAACGACCGCCGCCTGAGCTGGGGCATGGAGAAGCTGGGCGCGAGGGGGGCGGAGTTCTTCGCCATGGTCCCCCTGCTCCTGCACGGCGACTTCTTCGACCGCGAGACCGGGCTCTATCCCGTGGCCCCGCCCTGCCGCGTGGCGGCCTACCAGCCCACCTACTCCGCCCTGGAGGCCGCGCGGCGCCGCTTCCCCTCGGCCGCGCTCAAGGCGCCGCAGCCCGGGGCCGTGCCCATCGAGGCCATCTACACCATCGGCAGCCTGGGCACGATCGCGCAGTCCGAGGACTCGGACGTGGACTACTGGCTGTGCTGCAAGCTCGAGGAGCTGGCCGAGCAGGACGTGGAGGGGCTGCGCCAGAAGTGCGAGATCATCCGCGACTGGGCCGAGGAGGAGTTCGGGCTCGAGGTCTACTTCTTCCTCATGGACGAGAAGAGCGTGCGCGAGAACAACTTCGGCTCGTCCGGCGGCGAGTCCTCGGGCACGGCCCAGGCCCTGATGCTGAAGGAGGAATTCTACCGCAGCGCCGTGCACGTGGCGGGCAAGAAGCCCATCTGGTGGCTGGCCGAGCCGGGAGCTGGCCAGGCGGCCTACGACGCGGCCATGGAACGGCTGGTGCGGGACGAGGCGCGCGAGCGCTTCATCGACCTCGGCCACGTGCCCTCCATCCCGGCCGCGGAGTTCTTCGGCGCCTCGCTGTGGCAGATCGTCAAGGCGCTGAAGAGCCCGTTCAAGTCGATCATGAAGTTCGGCCTGCTCGAGAAGTACGTGGCCCAGGCCAGGCACGGCGTGCTCCTGTGCGACCGCGTGAAGGCCAACATCCTGGCCGGATGCACGGACCTGCGCGCCGTGGACCCCTACGTGCTCCTCTTCCTGGAGGTGGCCGAGTTCTACGCCGCCCAGGGCGACAGGGAGGCCGTGGAGCTGATCAAGATGAGCTTCTTCCTCAAGGCCAGGATCGGCCGCGAGGCGGCGGGCACGGGGCTGCCCAGGAGGCCCGAGGAGAAGAGCATGCGCATGCTCTTCTCCATGCGCATCGGCGACGAGGCCATCTGCTTCAAGGACGTCTGCCTGGCCGAGGAATGGAGCCTGCCGCGCATCATCGAGGTGGGGGCCAGGGTCAACCAGTTCGTGCTCGGCACCTACCTGCGCGTCAGCGACCTCGTCCGCGGCGGGGAAGCCGCGGACGCCGGGCGCGACGCCCCGGGCCGGAAGGCCGCCCCGAAAGCCGCGCCCAGGGCAGCGCAGAAGGTCGCCATAGACCCGCGCGACCTGACCAAGCTCGGCCGCAGGATCTTCTCGGTCTTCGCGCCCAGGAAGCACAAGATCGACCGCCTGAGCTTCGTGCACATGGAGCGCGGCATGCTCGACCGCCTGAGCTTCGGGGCCGTGAAGGCGGGTAGGGGCAGGCCGCAGTACCAGGTCCTGGCCGGGCAGATGAACCACCGCACGAGGCGCCTGGACCTCCTGGAGCTCAAGCGCGCCCCGGACCTCTGCTGGCTCGTGGCCTGGATCGAGGCCAACGAGATCTACTTCCACGACCTGCCGCTGAAGGTGGACTACAACCTCTCCCCGGTCATCGCCCAGGACGTGGAGGAGCTTCTGCTGGCGCTCGGGGACTTCTTCCCGCGCCAGGTGACCTTCGAGACGGACATCGAGGAGAGCCTCTCGCCCGAGCGCGTGGTCAGGGCCTTCTTCGTGCTCAACCTGACCCTGCCGCGCGAGACCCCGGCCATCCGCCAGGCCTCGCTGGTCTATTCCACGAACTGGGGCGAGATGTTCTGCCGGACCGTGCCCGTCGCGGACGAGTCCATCATCCTCGACCCGCACGAGTTCCTGGCCGCGCACGTGGAGCAGGACTGCTCCGAGATGCCGGTCATGGGCTCCTTCGTGCCCGAGCGCGCCGCCTGCCCGGGCATCCGCATCACCCGCCCGCAGCTCCCCGAAGAGGTCATCCCGCGCAGCGCGGGGCCGCGCAGGCGGACCCGGCGCTAGGCCGTCTTCAGCACGTACTCGCGCGTGCCGATGCCGAGCCTTTCCGCGTAGTCCAGGCCGAAGGCCGCGGGCATCTTGGGGTTCAGCGCCAGGAACTTGCTCTCCCCGGCCTTGGTCCCCTTCGGCAGCTTGCTCGGGAAGAGCGGCGGCGCGGCGTCCACGAGGTCCAGGCAGGCCTGGTCCAGGGCCACGGGGTCGGTGGAGGCCAGCACGCCCAGGTCCGGGCAGATCGCCGCGTCCGAGAAGCCCATGCAGTCGCACTCCGGGGTCACGGAGAGGACGAAGTTCAGGTAGACCGCCGGGCGCTTCAGGTTCGAGGTCACGGCCAGGGCGTACTCCATCATC
This genomic interval carries:
- a CDS encoding response regulator gives rise to the protein MNVMLVEDERIIALQFSHALAASGCRVTVAHSGEAAVARLAENGPGELPDLLLMDILLGGEMDGIETAAVIRDRYAIPIIYVTASTDPVTLRRADASGHDGLLTKPIDPDVLVETVRRRLTAPA
- a CDS encoding response regulator; this translates as MRVLLVEDEKLIALYYKKVLGASGIDVRVAHTGEDAVRLAAMEPAPDLLLMDINLEGGIDGIEACSRIKQAADIPVVYVTAYSDQDTRGRAALTNPAAYLIKPVDPPTLLEAIRRATGIAGAAAPDADPGRN
- a CDS encoding helix-turn-helix domain-containing protein, encoding MAETLYTIAELAELAGISENTARRYIRLFEEFFAGRQHGRAMRYAAEAVPLLSSISSSYREGLSTAEIFAQLHGRVAERLESPAPEIPYEAPQEAGAEAGPHEGAEAGAEKRPEKRPGEGPEEGPGEGREAAPASPGPASGPAPEPEPEAAAEALARLEEGMARLEERLGPLREFGLVRNTVAILWREYKRHRAAPDALERLEGEVRALRGEATELARSLAEARREAAEAQAGCRRLADESARLAAAQTRLAGRVEEVLESAGPEEEFLRLPLVFRSERGEFLGVSAQGQRHFSLADFVRLLRRGGRTSRSVAMRWARCGDGRWQLGIVEQPGQRTERRHRIRVGRTRTPKGNMVALIETLAYDGQDVPVFFLYELFKRFGRDFA
- a CDS encoding NAD+ synthase, which produces MRIAMVQCNPVVGDLAGNAARVEAGVRRAASLGADLCLSTEMVLTGYPPRDLLLLDDFVREAGETAADLAARLADCPPVLLGSVAPTGSGRGKPLHNAALLLRGGRVERAYCKTLLPTYDVFDEARYFEPFCGDRILEVAGHRLAVTICEDIWNDAGFWEHPLYERDPLQELRGQGVEAILNLSASPFTQGKIRVREQMLASIAKSHGVPILYANQAGGNDDLLFDGRSCAAAPDGKIFARAKAFAEDVLIVELDGCESELHEPDLSPLEEVYRGLVTGLADYTHKTCFEKVLLGLSGGIDSALTAVLAAHALGRENVLGVCMPSPWSSKGSVADSLELAKRLGIATVTLPIEGVMRAFDETLAPVFAGREPDVTEENLQARIRGNLLMALSNKFRSLLLTTGNKSELSVGYCTIYGDMSGGLAVISDVPKTMVYALSRWINERFDAPIPEAILTKAPSAELRPDQTDQDSLPPYDVLDAILRLHVEEGRGAAEIAARGFDADVVAQVMRLVQRAEFKRRQAPPGLKVTQRAFGTGWRMPLACRMG
- a CDS encoding ATP-dependent 6-phosphofructokinase, whose protein sequence is MARRGKKTLFSTTIPVLGELAHVSPLSYCRFVSDEARMRIELTEEEVTGLKAGELLALDFEIAGPRQELYFNPSKTKCAVVTCGGLCPGINDVIRSIVMEAYHTYDVAACLGIRFGLQGFMASYGHDVAELDPDNVANIHEFGGTILGSSRGPQPAEDIVDALERMNVGILFVIGGDGTMKAARAIQAEVHKRDLRISVIGIPKTIDNDINFISRSFGFDTAVEQATKAIRSAHIEAEGAFNGIGMVKLMGRHSGFIAAQSALALKEVNFVLIPEYPFELTGENGLLAALEDRLRKRRHAVIVVAEGAGQHLLDVRKERDASGNIRLGDISSLLRQEIADYLSARGISHTLKFIDPSYIIRSVPANSNDRVYCGFLGQNAVHAAMAGKTGMVVARVQDRYVHLPFDLVTSARKKLNIHSDFWRAVLESTGQQHLGPDPDACVPDFLHE
- a CDS encoding Mut7-C RNAse domain-containing protein, producing the protein MHALLRFHGDLPDLLRRPHERGEVRYPADRAASLKDVVEACGIPHTEVDSLAEDGRAADFATPLRAGTAVDVRPPVPPLDPTAPHPLREPLPSLRFLADANVGRLATWLRLLGLDTAYDNVSEDAEVAERAAREGRVLLTRDRRLLRRRIVAHGRLLRTGDPARQLGEVLTLYGLRGPFAPFSRCLRCNTPLRPVAKAEVLPRLLPKTRRYYEEFHICPSCDRIYWAGSHHDGMLRMLRELGVPLPGA
- a CDS encoding class I adenylate cyclase gives rise to the protein MLEASRLHDAANGLRAFLASPPPPRLWPEIRRLAECFIIDEPAPTVAGSTERELRAALFAACAGEPEDAVLDALRSEAALTLFTLARLFSPAPAEASSGAAPGNAEPGGLGLLAFDLLPRLGAFGRILAVTLVEQGVVPAGDAAAVLAEMPQTPRHLLFNRLLLSPRRNDAAFRDFALSALGALREASVEEGARLLGRFGGVVPGPAFPLREALLAGPFGSHALHLASQRTLSGELLDLVPCLFGLGSQELAERLARLAAQAEDADQAAPLLEAVMGLAPQPVRGLTHGLAQSLRSADREIVLPVLETLATVGMHGIGRILAGLYAATRGAAMRKALIARLPLLPPREQRAFLDAVPERERPAVLLLCFLLLGRVDPVNMERCLAARAGEAREAAAKLLEHVAVLVPRGTLDGPPDGDEEGGREPDVPVEKDLRMQDEESLRFAARGRRMEAPVFSAVRFTQADFAGSRLSSARFTDCSFTGCVFDRAVFREARFVRCRFENCTFRETRFFGCDFGDCVLAMCLLRRASFAEGSMEAVSFDWGLLMQTSLSLLSIRTCRFRGLDLSGSDWDRLRAEGVEFADCAIHGARFAALTLRNVSFDACTFKGCTVDGVDSDDPVVGALADRTLLTRLRAVSGALESQRLPSLSREAVELAGQTVVEWLRETERRRTCRPFIANNDRRLSWGMEKLGARGAEFFAMVPLLLHGDFFDRETGLYPVAPPCRVAAYQPTYSALEAARRRFPSAALKAPQPGAVPIEAIYTIGSLGTIAQSEDSDVDYWLCCKLEELAEQDVEGLRQKCEIIRDWAEEEFGLEVYFFLMDEKSVRENNFGSSGGESSGTAQALMLKEEFYRSAVHVAGKKPIWWLAEPGAGQAAYDAAMERLVRDEARERFIDLGHVPSIPAAEFFGASLWQIVKALKSPFKSIMKFGLLEKYVAQARHGVLLCDRVKANILAGCTDLRAVDPYVLLFLEVAEFYAAQGDREAVELIKMSFFLKARIGREAAGTGLPRRPEEKSMRMLFSMRIGDEAICFKDVCLAEEWSLPRIIEVGARVNQFVLGTYLRVSDLVRGGEAADAGRDAPGRKAAPKAAPRAAQKVAIDPRDLTKLGRRIFSVFAPRKHKIDRLSFVHMERGMLDRLSFGAVKAGRGRPQYQVLAGQMNHRTRRLDLLELKRAPDLCWLVAWIEANEIYFHDLPLKVDYNLSPVIAQDVEELLLALGDFFPRQVTFETDIEESLSPERVVRAFFVLNLTLPRETPAIRQASLVYSTNWGEMFCRTVPVADESIILDPHEFLAAHVEQDCSEMPVMGSFVPERAACPGIRITRPQLPEEVIPRSAGPRRRTRR